In Streptomyces sp. NBC_01439, the following are encoded in one genomic region:
- a CDS encoding M28 family peptidase, protein MALTASLAGALAGTASAAQPAQPSPSQKDTPAARAVAAADQAVDSGLDSLVNSSQEQYERRLVTPWVKDLYSVSYERSYRGLPVVGGDAVVLADGTGKVRALQSASAVRIDVSTRASVSAKDAESTSRAKLASVDKVESSRLAVRLKDDKPVLAWETVLVGRTKTAPSRLHVFVDARTGAFVDSYDEVVAGTGNSKWNGPGPVTIDTTNSGSTYTLRDPVRTGLSCADYSTGTVFSKSSDSWGTGNPTSKETGCVDLMFAAQKQWDMLSQWLGRNGVSGNGRSFPAKVGLSDLNAYWDGSSVTIGRNSAGEWIAGIDVVAHEYGHAIDSNTPGGTSGQESGLGEATGDIFGALTEAFANEPAPYDTPDYTVGEVINLQGRGPIRNMYNPPAVNNDPACYSSAIPGTEVHAAAGPLNHWFYLLAEGTSPGGGKPSSSTCNGSTLTGVGVQNAGKIFYGGMLLKTSSMSYKKYRTATLSSAKSLDATCDLFNKTKAAWDGISVPAQSADPTCTPSGQNNDFSMSLSPSSGTVQHGASVTTTVGTTVTTGNAQSVTLTASGLPAGVSASFNPATVQSGQSSVLTLTATANAAPGASTVVVKGQGAALSHTVDYALNVGGTQPGNDPPDIDVANVQAHLTQFNTIASQNGGHRRAGSAGYTQSLAYVKGKLQAAGYTVTEQNCTSCTYPSNNLLADWPGGPADQTVMFGAHLDSVSAGPGINDNGSGSATLLENALVLAQKNPTMTKHVRFAWWTDEEQGLNGSEFYVNQLSSAQRSAIKGYYNFDMVGSTNGGYFINNVNSTTAAPLKAYWTSLNLAPEENTEGQGRSDDYSFQQAGIPTSGYAAGASARKTSAQATKWGGTANAAYDSCYHSSCDTTNNINATVLNRSADGVAYAVWKQAVGGETPAQDFSIAVSPSAGSAAPGGSASATVNTATVSGAAQTVALSVSGAPAGVTATLSPTSVQSGSSSALSVQVGASTAPGTYTLTVTGSGTVSHATTYTLTVTGGGSCTPRQLVANGGFENGSSPWSATAGVITNQSGQTPHGGSYKAWLAGYGSTHTDSAAQTLTIPSGCSTYRLGFFLHIDTDEDENVVYDRFTVSVAGQTLETLSNLNANSGYVEKSYDLSQFAGQTVTLKFNGTEDQSLQTSFVVDDVTLQVS, encoded by the coding sequence ATGGCGCTGACCGCGAGCCTCGCCGGCGCTCTGGCCGGAACGGCATCGGCGGCGCAGCCGGCGCAGCCCTCCCCGTCCCAGAAGGACACACCGGCCGCCCGTGCGGTCGCGGCCGCCGACCAGGCCGTCGACAGCGGCCTGGACTCCCTGGTCAACTCCTCCCAGGAACAGTACGAACGACGTCTCGTCACCCCTTGGGTGAAGGACCTCTACTCCGTCTCGTACGAGCGCAGCTACCGCGGCCTGCCGGTCGTCGGCGGCGACGCGGTCGTGCTCGCGGACGGCACCGGCAAGGTGCGCGCCCTCCAGTCCGCCTCCGCCGTGCGCATCGACGTCTCCACCCGGGCGTCGGTCTCCGCGAAGGACGCCGAATCGACCTCGCGGGCGAAGCTGGCCTCGGTCGACAAGGTCGAGAGCAGCCGGCTCGCGGTCCGGCTCAAGGACGACAAGCCGGTGCTGGCGTGGGAAACGGTGCTGGTCGGCCGGACCAAGACGGCGCCCAGCAGGCTGCACGTCTTCGTGGACGCGCGGACGGGCGCCTTCGTCGACAGCTACGACGAGGTGGTCGCCGGCACGGGCAACAGCAAGTGGAACGGGCCGGGCCCGGTCACCATCGACACCACCAACTCGGGTTCCACGTACACGCTGCGCGACCCGGTCCGGACCGGTCTGAGCTGTGCCGACTACAGCACCGGCACGGTCTTCTCGAAGTCCTCCGACTCCTGGGGCACCGGCAACCCCACGAGCAAGGAAACCGGCTGCGTCGACCTGATGTTCGCGGCGCAGAAGCAGTGGGACATGCTCTCCCAGTGGCTGGGCCGCAACGGCGTCAGCGGCAACGGCCGCAGCTTCCCCGCCAAGGTGGGCCTGAGCGACCTCAACGCCTACTGGGACGGCAGCTCCGTCACCATCGGGCGCAACAGCGCGGGCGAGTGGATCGCCGGGATCGACGTGGTGGCCCACGAGTACGGGCACGCCATCGACTCCAACACCCCGGGCGGCACCAGCGGCCAGGAGTCCGGGCTCGGCGAGGCCACCGGCGACATCTTCGGCGCGCTGACCGAGGCCTTCGCCAACGAGCCGGCCCCGTACGACACCCCCGACTACACGGTCGGCGAGGTCATCAACCTCCAGGGCCGGGGCCCGATCCGGAACATGTACAACCCGCCGGCCGTCAACAACGACCCGGCCTGCTACAGCTCCGCGATACCCGGCACCGAGGTGCACGCGGCGGCCGGCCCCCTGAACCACTGGTTCTACCTGCTGGCCGAGGGCACCAGCCCCGGCGGCGGCAAGCCCAGCAGCAGCACCTGCAACGGCAGCACGCTGACCGGTGTGGGCGTGCAGAACGCCGGCAAGATCTTCTACGGCGGCATGCTGCTCAAGACCAGCAGCATGTCCTACAAGAAGTACCGTACGGCGACGCTGAGTTCCGCCAAGTCGCTCGACGCCACCTGTGACCTCTTCAACAAGACCAAGGCCGCCTGGGACGGCATCAGCGTGCCCGCCCAGAGTGCCGACCCGACCTGTACCCCGAGCGGCCAGAACAACGACTTCTCCATGTCGCTGAGCCCCTCCTCGGGCACCGTCCAGCACGGCGCCTCCGTGACCACCACCGTCGGCACCACTGTCACCACGGGCAACGCCCAGTCGGTGACGCTGACCGCCTCCGGCCTGCCGGCCGGCGTGAGCGCCTCCTTCAACCCGGCCACCGTGCAGTCCGGCCAGTCCTCGGTGCTCACCCTGACCGCAACGGCCAACGCGGCCCCCGGCGCGTCCACGGTCGTCGTCAAGGGTCAGGGCGCGGCCCTCTCCCACACGGTCGACTACGCGCTCAACGTCGGCGGGACCCAGCCCGGCAACGACCCGCCGGACATCGACGTCGCCAACGTGCAGGCGCACCTGACCCAGTTCAACACCATCGCGAGCCAGAACGGCGGCCACCGCCGGGCGGGCAGCGCCGGCTACACCCAGTCGCTGGCGTACGTGAAGGGCAAGCTGCAGGCGGCCGGTTACACCGTCACCGAGCAGAACTGCACCTCCTGCACCTACCCGTCGAACAACCTGCTCGCCGACTGGCCGGGCGGTCCCGCCGACCAGACCGTCATGTTCGGTGCGCACCTCGACAGCGTCTCGGCCGGCCCCGGCATCAACGACAACGGCTCGGGCTCCGCGACGCTGCTGGAGAACGCCCTGGTCCTCGCCCAGAAGAACCCGACGATGACCAAGCACGTGCGCTTCGCCTGGTGGACCGACGAGGAGCAGGGCCTCAACGGCTCCGAGTTCTACGTCAACCAGCTGAGCAGCGCCCAGCGCAGCGCCATCAAGGGCTACTACAACTTCGACATGGTGGGCTCCACCAACGGCGGCTACTTCATCAACAACGTCAACTCCACCACCGCGGCCCCGCTGAAGGCGTACTGGACCTCGCTGAACCTGGCGCCCGAGGAGAACACCGAGGGCCAGGGCCGCAGCGACGACTACTCCTTCCAGCAAGCCGGCATCCCCACCTCCGGCTACGCGGCCGGGGCCAGCGCCCGCAAGACCTCGGCGCAGGCCACGAAGTGGGGCGGCACGGCCAACGCCGCCTACGACTCCTGCTACCACAGCTCCTGCGACACCACGAACAACATCAACGCCACGGTGCTGAACCGCAGCGCCGACGGCGTCGCCTACGCCGTCTGGAAGCAGGCGGTCGGCGGTGAGACCCCCGCGCAGGACTTCTCCATCGCCGTCAGCCCGTCCGCGGGCAGCGCGGCCCCCGGCGGTTCCGCTTCCGCCACCGTCAACACCGCCACCGTGAGCGGTGCCGCCCAGACCGTCGCGCTCTCCGTCTCGGGCGCGCCGGCCGGTGTCACCGCGACGCTCAGCCCGACGTCCGTCCAGTCCGGCAGCTCCTCGGCGCTGTCCGTCCAGGTCGGCGCGAGCACCGCGCCCGGCACGTACACCCTGACGGTCACCGGCTCCGGAACCGTCAGCCACGCCACCACCTACACGCTCACCGTCACCGGTGGCGGCTCCTGCACCCCGCGCCAGCTCGTGGCCAACGGCGGCTTCGAGAACGGCTCCAGCCCGTGGAGCGCGACCGCCGGTGTCATCACCAACCAGTCCGGCCAGACCCCGCACGGCGGCAGCTACAAGGCGTGGCTCGCCGGGTACGGGTCCACCCACACGGACAGCGCCGCCCAGACGCTGACCATCCCGTCGGGCTGCTCCACGTACCGGCTCGGCTTCTTCCTCCACATCGACACCGACGAGGACGAGAACGTCGTCTACGACCGGTTCACCGTCTCGGTGGCCGGCCAGACCCTGGAGACCCTCTCCAACCTGAACGCGAACTCCGGCTACGTGGAGAAGTCCTACGACCTCTCGCAGTTCGCCGGCCAGACCGTCACCCTGAAGTTCAACGGCACGGAGGACCAGTCCCTGCAGACCTCCTTCGTCGTGGACGACGTCACCCTCCAGGTGAGCTGA
- a CDS encoding aldehyde dehydrogenase family protein produces MAPTLALKPGTAWSDAWRRSLAAAPEAFRDDRVLNLWAGSWQPDGRSLPATSPVDGSPVAGPPRLDPQTAGAAVRACLDEHRAWRHVPLSERRARVTAALDALTEHRELLSLLLVWEIGKPWHLAQADVDRAVDGVRWYVEHIEAMAEGRSPLAGPVSNIASWNYPMSVLVHAMLVQALAGNAVIAKTPTDGGLACLTLAGALIRREGIPVTLVSGSGAELSEALVRSPEIGCVSFVGGRDTGARIATAVTDLGKRHILEQEGLNTWGIWEHTDWSALTAVIPKLFDYGKQRCTAYPRFVVQRTAFDAFLAAYLPAVASIRTGHPLAVAHPEDPLPELDFGPLINAAKAKELTDHAAEAIERGAVPLYRGTLDPARFLEGQDTSAYMAPLTLLSPPASSPLYHAEPFGPVDTIVLVDTEAELLAAMNASGGALVATLSTDDPATFARLAPQIRAFKLGHGKPRSRGDREELFGGFGASWRGAFVGGELLVHAVTDGLGGERLPGNFPEYQLMP; encoded by the coding sequence ATGGCACCCACCCTCGCCCTCAAGCCCGGTACGGCCTGGTCCGACGCATGGCGGCGGTCCCTGGCCGCCGCACCCGAGGCCTTCCGTGACGATCGCGTCCTCAACCTCTGGGCCGGCTCCTGGCAGCCCGACGGCCGCAGCCTGCCGGCCACCAGCCCGGTCGACGGCAGCCCCGTCGCGGGCCCGCCGCGGCTCGACCCGCAGACCGCGGGCGCGGCCGTACGGGCCTGCCTCGACGAGCACCGCGCCTGGCGGCACGTCCCGCTGTCCGAACGGCGGGCCCGGGTCACGGCCGCCCTCGACGCCCTCACCGAGCACCGGGAACTGCTCTCCCTCCTGCTGGTCTGGGAGATCGGCAAGCCCTGGCACCTGGCCCAGGCCGATGTGGACCGGGCCGTGGACGGCGTCCGCTGGTACGTGGAGCACATCGAGGCCATGGCCGAGGGCCGCTCCCCGCTCGCCGGGCCCGTCTCCAACATCGCGAGCTGGAACTACCCCATGTCCGTGCTGGTCCACGCCATGCTGGTGCAGGCCCTCGCCGGCAACGCGGTCATCGCGAAGACCCCCACCGACGGAGGCCTCGCCTGCCTCACCCTCGCCGGCGCGCTGATCCGCCGCGAGGGCATCCCCGTCACCCTGGTCAGCGGCAGCGGGGCCGAACTGTCCGAGGCCCTCGTACGCTCCCCGGAGATCGGCTGCGTCTCCTTCGTCGGCGGCCGCGACACCGGAGCGCGGATCGCCACAGCCGTCACCGACCTCGGCAAGCGCCACATCCTGGAGCAGGAGGGCCTCAACACCTGGGGCATCTGGGAGCACACCGACTGGTCCGCCCTGACGGCGGTCATCCCCAAACTCTTCGACTACGGCAAGCAGCGCTGCACCGCCTACCCGCGCTTCGTCGTCCAGCGCACCGCCTTCGACGCCTTCCTCGCCGCCTACCTGCCGGCCGTCGCGTCCATCCGCACCGGCCACCCGCTCGCCGTAGCGCACCCCGAAGACCCGCTGCCCGAGCTGGACTTCGGCCCCCTCATCAACGCGGCCAAGGCCAAGGAGCTCACCGACCACGCCGCAGAGGCCATCGAGCGGGGCGCCGTACCGCTCTACCGCGGCACGCTGGACCCGGCCCGCTTCCTAGAGGGCCAGGACACCTCCGCGTACATGGCCCCGCTCACGCTGCTCAGTCCGCCGGCCTCCTCCCCGCTCTACCACGCGGAACCCTTCGGGCCCGTCGACACCATCGTCCTCGTCGACACCGAGGCGGAGCTGCTCGCCGCGATGAACGCCTCCGGCGGCGCCCTCGTCGCGACCCTGTCCACCGACGATCCGGCCACCTTCGCCCGGCTCGCCCCGCAGATCCGGGCCTTCAAACTCGGCCACGGCAAGCCACGCTCGCGCGGCGACCGCGAGGAGCTCTTCGGCGGGTTCGGCGCATCCTGGCGCGGCGCGTTCGTCGGCGGTGAACTGCTCGTGCACGCCGTCACCGACGGCCTGGGCGGCGAACGGCTGCCCGGCAACTTCCCCGAGTACCAGCTGATGCCGTAG
- a CDS encoding response regulator: MSGDTPGRILLVAKETTLRGLLERLLVARGFTVVDGGTGADTVSLLGSAGPISLVICERTGPGLDEVALFEEIRRHPDHGRVPILALPPADPECTVRALEAGVSDALAKPFHPAEFVARVERLARPATA, translated from the coding sequence ATGAGCGGCGACACCCCGGGCAGGATCCTCCTCGTGGCGAAGGAGACCACCCTGCGGGGCCTGCTGGAGCGCCTCCTCGTGGCCCGGGGGTTCACCGTGGTCGACGGCGGGACCGGGGCGGACACCGTCTCCCTCCTGGGCAGCGCCGGCCCGATCTCCCTCGTGATCTGCGAGCGCACCGGGCCGGGCCTGGACGAGGTGGCGCTGTTCGAAGAGATCCGCCGGCACCCCGATCACGGGCGGGTGCCGATCCTCGCGCTGCCGCCGGCGGATCCCGAGTGCACGGTGCGCGCGCTGGAGGCCGGTGTCAGCGACGCTCTCGCGAAGCCCTTCCATCCCGCGGAGTTCGTGGCGCGCGTCGAGCGGCTGGCCCGGCCGGCCACGGCCTGA